Below is a genomic region from Scomber scombrus chromosome 3, fScoSco1.1, whole genome shotgun sequence.
agaatGTCAGTTTTAAATTATGAGAACGTCTTTATTTCCAATGTCTACATCACAGCATATAAAAAGTGAACAGtcatataaaaataatgtgagTCTAAGGGTTGTCCAGTCTGTACATGGCTTTAAGTGAGAACTGGTGTGTCAGATGTAACTAATGATATCTTTGCAGATAATCGGCTGCCGGCTGCCTGATTTCATGAGGGCTGCAAAGTGGTAGAAGTCTGTGTCCAGTTCATTAATGCCTGAGTGGGACTGGTGGAAAAAGGGGACTTTAGTCTGTGATGCCACAATGGGACAGGACAGACGTTTTGAAGCATTGGCAGCTCTATTAACATGAGCAGACTCTGTGGGTCTCATCCTCACTCTGTCGCCTACACTCTTAGAAAATCCAGTTAGTCTTTTTCTCATGTTGACAAAGAAGCCTCTTCCCGACCTGTGTCTCGAATTTGGCGTCAGCTCAATGGGCTCAGGGCAATCTGGCAAGTCCATCCAGTTCTGTATGAGATCAGCAAAGCTATTGTCACCAAGAACCAGAGGTTGGCGGTTGCGTCCTCTGGTCAATAAAGAGTTTGTCCAGTCATCTGGGTCGCTGACCTCAAAAGATGTCCATCTCTCTAGACAGGCGTCAGAGGTGGATTTGGGTCGAATACGTCCGCTTGGTGCCCTGTTTGTGCGGAGGCAAGCTGAAGATGACACACGCACATTCCTCGTCCTCCTGAGCACCACTCCATCATCTTGCCATGATGACTCAGAGTAGCCTGAATCAAACTCCAAACTCTTCTGACTGCTGGGAGAGCCCAGCCTGAGGCTCAGGCCCAAACGACTACTtgcatcatcttcctcctcctccagaggACTCGCCAGGCAGCAGGCTGAGTCATAGGTACTGGCCGTGCTGGCATCAGACATCCGCAGACGCGTTCGGTGTTCTCGCTGCAATGCTCGCTGCTGACAAGCATGTGCCACTGCAGAGTGGCGCACTAAGGCTGGGAGTTGGGTGCTGATGGGAGCAAGGGGGCATCTGGCTGCAGAGCAGGTTTTCCGCAGATTTTTCAGGTCTTGCAGTGACCTCATCATATACTGCATCTGCTCCCGTAGGCAGTCACCTGAGTCACGTAGACAAAGCTgaggaaacaaaagaaattgAGTCAAACAAATGTTGGcagtaaatgaaaacaataacataAGTACATACATTCATCAAAGGCAGATGACTGGAAGGATTCAAAGTGTTTATAACCAACTGCTGCACAGTGCTCTAATAATAACAAGAGTTCAGTAAATGCAGAGTATCACAGGAACAGCTTCATGGGCATGCTGAGGCTTGCTCACTTCAATGTCATATTGTCAAATTTCAACATTTGAAAGAGCGCCTTTTTCATATTGTATTCGTGACGGCTGGGCGAGCCATGTTCAAATTCAACTGTTCAATAGACACATTTCAACACAAAGCAAATGTATCTGTCCGTTGATTAAGTCGACCACACCAACACAATAAGTGAACGCCCTATTTTCACTGACTCAGAAGTGCCAGACAGATGTTATTACAGAGAGATCTGTGCTCATTTCTAACTTCAACAATTTATCTAAAGAAGGGCAGGGGCAAAGTAAAAACAGCTGCACTATATGAAAGAGAAACTGGGATCTCATGGATCTTGATTTAGCTACACAGTTCCTGCCGCTTTAAGGGTGCAGCATGCCTTCCTATGAAATTCACCATTGGCACACGAAGGCATATAATACGAGGGCATTTCCTCTCTGACTCACAGTTGTGATTGGTCAGAATCAGCCAGTGAGCGATAGCGGCCCCCTCTCAAACTCAAACACAGTATGAGAGatcatgtgacagtgtgtgtgaaaggtTTTGAAATGGGAGTGAagcagggaaagaaagaaaaagtcccAAGTTATTTAAACAAGTATTGTCTATTCTGAACTCAACTTGCCCACAAAGATTAGTTTGCTCTATCTTATTGAAATCTTTTCAGTTGGGAACAACATTAACTCCCAGACTATGCAAAAGACCTCCAGCTTAGTGTGACACTGCCATAAAAAATGAGAAACTGAGCTAACGGAGAGGTAAGATATGTAAGCACAaccagcagaagaaaaaaaagcacaggaTGCAGGTTCATTTCTGGCTACAGAGGTCACTTACAACACAAGCCAATATAACAGCACACTTCTTTCCTCCACCAGTGTCAGTGCAATAACCTCTGAACCTGTGTGACCCCTCTCCTTTGAGTCTGCACTGTCTTTTCAAGCATTTGACCCTGTTCAAGACCTTCTGCCCCCATTTTGTTCTCATCATAACTCTGCTAGATGTTGCAAGAACTTGAGAAAGTATACAAGTCATATAGTCATGTGccaacacagacagaaatgaaaaaaacaaaaactaaatactcCATCACAGAATGAACAGAAACTGCAATTATACTGATATATATGTTCTGAATCAGTAGGCTATCAGTGAATGCGGTTAAAAAGTCTCCATATGCTTCTTAACTGTCATTATGTACTCCATCAAACACTATGGATGCATCTGAGCATCACTGACTATTCAGCCGTCTGCTACATTGGCAGATGTTGTCTCCATATGTTGGAAGACCACCAAACCTGGTCTTCTATTCTGATTAAAGACAGTTGAGAGTTTactcttcattttaaaatagcGCTCCAGATGcgcaaaaatataataaaaagcgCAGTTTTGATCATTATAATATAAAGTTtttagagagaaaacacacttaccatttattttcttctcatctGTTAAGCTCAACTTCtgcaagaaaaaacatgaaccaCTTTTTAAACTAGACCACACAGACACATCCCCTCCGTGAGAAATCACAGCAGCTTTTAAAAAGTAGGCAGCACAAGTAGACACCGCTCACTTCTAACGCCACAGGCTCTGTCTAAAGGAAATATTCGGTCCCATAAATAAGGTCAATGTCCCGGTTCCACAAGAGGTGTTGCGGGCCACAGTGTCACCAGATCCTGGCTCCAGCTGCTTGTACAGAGGCAGATGTGCTGAGTGAGATCTTCAGCTCTGTTCGCCTCTTTTTCACGGCTCCAGCCAGTCACGGCCGCTCGCATCTGAATCAGCCAATCACTACGCAGGAAGCTCACAGTCTGCATGCGGCTTCACTGAAGTGCAAGAAATGCAAAGAGGACTCCCTTATCATTTAGACCTTATCCCACAAGCATAACAAcgtgtgtctttttttgtaattttagcTCTATAAAAGCTGGAGAAATATTGACCAAGAGATTGAAAACGTTAATCAGAATGTGTCTTTGCTTCACCTTTAACTTTAGCCTCAAATGATAAAGGTAATTAGCCCAGCAAAATTGCAGGAGACCATCAGTAACattactgtaaacacacttcATGTAGTTATTTAGAATCAGCCTCAGATCCATTTcactttttgtattttgttgaaCTGGGTGCAAGAATTTGAGTTTGTTTTGCATCTTGCAGCTTAAATATATGTAATTCTGTGTCTTCGCtcattatttaatgtattgtattgttctGGCTATGGCTGTGAGGATCATTTTCATTACTCACTGAGTTTGGTTTACAATATGTCTCATATATGTCCAAACAAAGGTAGCCTACAATTTCCCCAAAGTCCAGCATCTTCAAATAGcttattttgtccaaaaaacatttaaaaagtatattcatttttaagaagACAATCAGCAAAATTTCACAATTCAGAAACTGGAATCATCgttttttgtgtaatttaaatacattttcagtcaatCAATTCTTTGTTTCAACtgtattattacatatttttgtaattaaatcTAGAAAAAGCAGTCAAAGTTGGTTTCTAATCCCCTAGCACTTCActctcttttcactttttcatgaatgtttaaaactctattgttaaaaaaattcaaGCTTCTTCTACTGATGGCTCATTCTAAATCACTGAATAAGAATGTAAACAGCATgcctaaatgtaaatgtaatgatcTGCACCCTAATTGGGCATTGAGCCTGTAGCCTTGACGATCGTTTAGCACTCAACCCTCCATTCATATTATTCAGTGAATAAATGTTCATGCTAACCTGATGGGTTGAGAGGAATGCATTGTTTGTTGTGGAATAATCCAGATCTGATGGGCTGCTGTTTACGTACAGATTTGTCTCAACATCATGTCTTAGCATAAAGGTAGGCATGCCCTAACCTGTTTAACCAAGGTGACCCAGACCCCATAATTTCTACACGGCCgtccataaagttggaataaaatattttttacctctttccatgaaatgattgtgaaaatgggatttattcttgatagataaagtgtatatattctcaaaattgtattgatcaatctcattgcacctggtcaaaggtgattactgatgtgtacaaatagaaaataaaaagaagaatgtgtctgacaacaaaattattccaactttatgggcaaccGTGTATAAAGTGAAGAAAATGGCTGATAAAACCTTTGACATTAATACGATTATGTTGATCTGTTGATGCTCACATACTTGCAGGCATTTTACTACACAAAGCCTCAATATATAAAGCgtgtatgaaaacaaaaatgatagAGTGCTATCTGCAGATTCTTCATGCCAACATAATGTTTctagaaaaaatacaaaagaccCCATTAAGGATGGTTCCACCTAAAGCCCTCCATTTCTAAAAAATCCACCAGCCCATACACACTTGACTATCCATTAAGTAATTACATGGGACTGCTAAAGGATATACTGTATGATTATGTCAGTTTTCAGTGCAGGCTAACCTTTTGTTCTGAGCATCTCTGCTTCTCCCATTGCTTAATGgatttaattattgtataaGCTGGTACTTGAATACAACCCATGTGCCTTAAGGTCACTGATAAACTGTTATCAGTTTTATCTTGGCATTACAGTTATAAATATTTCAAGGCTGATGCTCATTAGGATGAGCACTCTGGTAACCAAGGCAGAGCGTACAAAATCCACTTCTACATCATTGCACTCTACTGTCCTGATAAGCGGTGTTCCGTCTCACTGGTCCAGATAGGTTCTTATAGGTTATAGATAAGTTTTGAAGcaccacattttaaatgtgtatgtcATTGTCATTCACTGAGTCTCTAATTTTTAAAAGTCTGGCTTTGAGGGAgaataattcattttcacaggtgtttttttgtagtCATGCTCTATGGCTTCAGTAGATATTTCAAACCTGTGAATATGGAGGAAACCATTTGAACACTTTACCAGCAAGATAATCTTCTTTCACTGTTGGGTACACAAAAACTGTTATGTTATAGTTCCAGCCTCTGTGTCAGAGGATCATAGTGGGACTGGTGGAGTCTTCCAGGTGTAGaactacagcgccccctagagaAAGTACTGCAGAAGGGTTGAAAAACTggattaaatcaaatcaatgaGCAATAGACATGCATGGTTTTGTATTTGATGACAATGTGCATATCAGTAACACAGTTCACACTAATTCATAGAATTCAGTCGGAGTATATCATTGGCAAGTTATATTGAATTGGCTGAAAAGATATTGATGATATCCTCAATGATAGACCTCGAGAATGTGCACATTTTCTGAGCAACCAAACATAAACCTAACCTTTGTGTTAAAAGACAGCTGTTATTGCTCTGACATCACTGCTACCTTTCAGGGGGTAAGATTGAACTGTAGCATCAAAAATAGCACGCCCAAATATccatatgattttatttttttacacagtaGTAACACCTCTGTCACTGACATCTTTTCTTAAGTTTATAGGGCAAATCAGTTAACATGCAAAGTGTTGATTATGCTTTTTTATGTATCAATTGGCATATAATAGtagtattatatttatattggcATAACATTTTAACAAGATGACATTTAGAGCTCCTGTCAaatataagggttagggttagggtggtccTATGTAGATAATAATTGGTAATTATAGACTTTTATAGTGTCAGCTTATTCATTGTACATATAGGCGTAGTAACAGCATTGTGCTACAATCATACATGTGAATAAGGATGTGAATGAACCACTATGAGGGGCCGTACAAGCCATATTTCATTCTGGccctctcacatacatacattctcctttcacatacatatattttcactctcacatacatacattctcctttcacatacatatattttcactctcacacacatacattctcctttcacatacatatattttcactctcacacacatacattctccttacacatacatatattttcactctcacacacacacacacatacattctcctttcacatacatatattttcactctcacacacatacattctcctttcacatacatatattttcactctcacacacatacattctcctttcacatactgtacatatattttcactctcacacacatacattctcctttcacataaatatattttcactctcacacacatacattctccttgcacatacatatattttcactcacacatacatatattttcactctcatatttatacatgttCATACTAtaagtaatatatgtatgtaaaaggaaaatgtatgtttgtgagagtgaaaatatatgtatgtgtaaggagaatgtatgtgtgtgagagggccaGAATGAATTATGGCTTGTACGGCCCCTCATAAACCACTACACTGATCCTGCACCTTCAATCTCCAGTATTTATTCACATCAAACTAATCTCAGACCCAGTCCTCAATGACACCCTTTCTGTAATATTTCACATGATATTCATGAATGTTACTTACAGTACATCTGTAATGCTGTCAGTTTCTCTCTCATGTCGTTTTAGCTCCATGTAGTTCTCTTTCACTTCTTAATCATTGAAGTATGATCATTACTATTCTGCAGAGCATCTGGAGATGATTGGCAGGCTGAGTGTAGAGGAGGGACGGTGCATGAGGACACAATCATTAAGTTAATACAAGCATAATTAATTAGCCTTCTTATCTGAGTGATATGGATTACACCACTGACAGCTTCTCATCTACTTGATGCAGTCCTGATTCCAGACCTGAGGCAGGATTGAAGCATAACTCTGCTGAATGCggaaatttgcatattttctaaatatgttaaatttgGGAGTGAATCTTAATGTCCACTTCTGCTCTCAGATGGATAGTTAATGACAATGACAGGTCATTTGAAAATTGCGGTCTGTAATACTTTTCCttgtcatgtcttcttttcagaTGGTTTCAGTCTGTATTTGTGTTAGTGTGGAGAGGTGTCAAGACCGCTAAGCGTGTTAACACCACTGAGCTTTGTGTCCTTCAAATATATTGACAACAATCCTTCATTTAACAAACTCCAGCTTAGAGA
It encodes:
- the LOC133977859 gene encoding PAK4-inhibitor inka2-like, whose amino-acid sequence is MLCLRDSGDCLREQMQYMMRSLQDLKNLRKTCSAARCPLAPISTQLPALVRHSAVAHACQQRALQREHRTRLRMSDASTASTYDSACCLASPLEEEEDDASSRLGLSLRLGSPSSQKSLEFDSGYSESSWQDDGVVLRRTRNVRVSSSACLRTNRAPSGRIRPKSTSDACLERWTSFEVSDPDDWTNSLLTRGRNRQPLVLGDNSFADLIQNWMDLPDCPEPIELTPNSRHRSGRGFFVNMRKRLTGFSKSVGDRVRMRPTESAHVNRAANASKRLSCPIVASQTKVPFFHQSHSGINELDTDFYHFAALMKSGSRQPIICKDIISYI